Part of the Fusobacterium sp. DD2 genome, CAAGGCTGAATATCCAGAATGAAAATGGTATTACGCTTTTTTTAGCTCTTTCACTGGCAAGCCATTGAACGATAAATCTCATTGAAAACATTCCCTGTCCAATAAGCCCAAGTATCATAAGTGTTTTTGGATTAATCATTCTTATCATTCTCCTCAATAACATATCTCAATTTTCTTTTTTTCATCCAACGAACAGCAAAGGCATCTTTAAGACCTTTAAAAAGTCTGTTCCATACACCATATTTTGAAGTTCCAAACTCTCTGTCATAGTGTCTTACTGGGACTTCAATAACTTTGAATCCATTTATTTTAGCAAGTGTTGGAAGAAATCTGTGCATTCCTTCATATAGATAGTAGCTGTCTACTACCTCTTTTTTAAAGAGTTTTAAAGGACAACCTGTATCCTGGATATTGTCACCAGTTACAAGGTTTCTTACTGTATTTCCAACCCATGATGAAAATTTTCTCTTTAATCCATCCTCTCTAGTTTCTCTTTTTCCAT contains:
- a CDS encoding glycosyltransferase family 2 protein, whose protein sequence is MDRISVIAPVYNEKENIVNFIERVEESLKKEFTSYEIILVDDGSTDGSREILDREACKNGHVKVYHFTKNNGQTAALAAGFKAATGNLVVTMDSDLQTTPEDIYTLLPYIEKYDMVNGKRETREDGLKRKFSSWVGNTVRNLVTGDNIQDTGCPLKLFKKEVVDSYYLYEGMHRFLPTLAKINGFKVIEVPVRHYDREFGTSKYGVWNRLFKGLKDAFAVRWMKKRKLRYVIEENDKND
- a CDS encoding lipid-A-disaccharide synthase N-terminal domain-containing protein codes for the protein MINPKTLMILGLIGQGMFSMRFIVQWLASERAKKSVIPFSFWIFSLAGSIVLLTYAIFRKDVVFTLGQLPGLFIYSRNIWLIKKGAKK